Sequence from the Fulvivirga ligni genome:
ACCAAACTTGGATGATCCATCTCTTCTATAAGTGAGGTTCAATAAGTATTTATTGTTGTATGAATAATTAATTCTACTCAAGAAAGATAAAAATGCCTGTTCTTCTCCTCCGCCGGAAGCAGACTGGTTAGTGTTCTGCTGACCTATATTGACATACCACAATTCTGGAATATCTGGAATATCTACAGGTGATTCACTATTCCTTGTGGCTCCAACATTCACATTATATAATTCTCTACTAATTATTCCGCCTAGAACGGTTACATCATGAACATCATTAAAAACCTTATTGTAAGTAAGAATGTGGTCCATTTGATAAGTAGTGTACTTGGCCATACTTTGAGAAACTGAGGTAATATCATTGAATTGTGCACGGCTATCACCGGTACCAATTTCAAATAAAGGATTATAACTTCTGTCTTCATTAAAGCCCCAGTCTCCATAAAGAGTAGACTTCCAATTAAAGTTTTTAAGAAAATTAACCTCAAACCATGCAGACCCGACAATTCTATAGCCTTCACTAAATGACTTACCTTCAAAAATCTCCGTGTAGGCTACTGGATTAGTTACCTGTGCCCTTTGAAAAGATGGGGATGGATTCCAATTACCGTTCTCATCTTTTGGTGCAAAAACAGGTGCTGCATAGAGAGACGTGGAGATACCTATATTAGTTGGATTTCTTTCCCATCTATAACCATTTATATCAGCCCCAACTTTAACATTTTTATTAATCTTTAATTCATCTCTCAGTCGAACTGTATATCTTTTATATTCATCATATTTTTGCACCCCCTCCTGATCTAGGTAACTCACTGTCAGGTTGACATTATTAGTTTCAGTGGCAGATTTCACACTTAGACTAGTGTTAGTAATAAATCCGGTTCTTAAAATTTCATCTTGCCAGTCCGTATTTATACCATCGTATTGACTAAAATCAAATGGCTGATTTCCCAAATTAGCTAGCTGCTCGTTATAAAGCATCTTGAATTCATCTGCGTTAGTAAGGCCAATTCTATTATGAACTGTCTGAAAACCTGCATAAGAGTTTAAGTTCACAGATGTTTGTCCCTCTTTAGCCTTCTTGGTGGTAATAATTATGGCACCATTTGCGCCCTGAACTCCAAATACGGCTAAAGAAGATGGATCTTTAAGCACTTCAACCGATTCAATATCTGCAGGGTTCACAAAATCAATATTATCTGTGAATATACCATCTACAATATATAAAGGAGCGATTCCATTAACAGAACCAACACCTCTAATCCTGATTGTAGGAGCAGCACCTGCTCTACCGCTATTGGTTACTTGTATACCAGATGCCTTTCCTTGTAATGCATTTAATGCATTAGGTACTGGAGCCTCAGCGATTTGATCTCCATCTATGGAAGCTATAGAACCAGTTACATCACGCTTCTGCTGCGTACCATAACCTACCACAACAACCTCTTGTAATTCACTTACATCACTGGATAGCGTTACGTTAATAATGCTTCTTCCACTTACGGCTTCTTTAACACTTGTAAACCCAATAAAAGAGAATACGAGCGTCTCACCGTCGCTTACCTGAATAGTATAATTACCGTCTACATCGGTAACAGCTCCCTGGGTGGTGCCTTCCACTACGATGTTTACGCCTGGAAGAGGCTCACCATCATCAGCGGATGTCACTTTACCCTGAACTGTGTTCTGCGCCTGCGCCTGAATGGCTATCACCGCCAAAAACAGCAGGCTAGTAATTCGTAAAAGTTTAATCATAAGGTTTAATAAAATTAGTTTTAGCAAACGATTGCAATTCTGGCGTAATGGTAATCTTATAGAGTAACTAAAACAAAAACGACCAAATCTTTTCAATAAAAAACAACAAGAAACTAGAGAAAGAAGGGAAGCAATATTGCGCTTAAAAAACAATGATTATCATGCCTATCAGGGCGTTTTCATAGGAAAACCACAAAGGCATTGCACATAAATATCAATATGAATTTTGGAAGCCAAAGGAGCTAGATTTTGGTACTTATAGACATAAAAAAATCCCAGAATTTTCATCCTGGGATTTTCTTGAATTTTTATGATTTGGAATCATCCGATTACGAAACAGCGCTCTAAAACCTGTTGGTATCTGTTGTTGAATTTGGCATAGCACCAGTTTCTCAACTCATTTACTTCATCATCAATTAAAGATTGGATGGCCTTATTAAGCTCTTTTTCGAAAAGTCGTGCATCAAAACTCACCTTTGTGAGTATAGTTTTCACGTATTCTAACATAGAGTTTGGATTTAAAAAGTGTTTTCTGTCCCCTCTTTCCTCCGACGCACCTTTAATATACTAAATCATTGCCGTTTATTAAAGGATTCGTCTATTTTTGTATATAACGCAAGAATAAGTG
This genomic interval carries:
- a CDS encoding SusC/RagA family TonB-linked outer membrane protein, with the translated sequence MIKLLRITSLLFLAVIAIQAQAQNTVQGKVTSADDGEPLPGVNIVVEGTTQGAVTDVDGNYTIQVSDGETLVFSFIGFTSVKEAVSGRSIINVTLSSDVSELQEVVVVGYGTQQKRDVTGSIASIDGDQIAEAPVPNALNALQGKASGIQVTNSGRAGAAPTIRIRGVGSVNGIAPLYIVDGIFTDNIDFVNPADIESVEVLKDPSSLAVFGVQGANGAIIITTKKAKEGQTSVNLNSYAGFQTVHNRIGLTNADEFKMLYNEQLANLGNQPFDFSQYDGINTDWQDEILRTGFITNTSLSVKSATETNNVNLTVSYLDQEGVQKYDEYKRYTVRLRDELKINKNVKVGADINGYRWERNPTNIGISTSLYAAPVFAPKDENGNWNPSPSFQRAQVTNPVAYTEIFEGKSFSEGYRIVGSAWFEVNFLKNFNWKSTLYGDWGFNEDRSYNPLFEIGTGDSRAQFNDITSVSQSMAKYTTYQMDHILTYNKVFNDVHDVTVLGGIISRELYNVNVGATRNSESPVDIPDIPELWYVNIGQQNTNQSASGGGEEQAFLSFLSRINYSYNNKYLLNLTYRRDGSSKFGPNNKWGNFGSVGAGWIISEENFMSGVNFVNFLKLKASWGALGNDKIPNYLYYPTLNTSEAAVFGEEVIFSASPNYRRNPDLKWETVVGYDIGFEAALINDKLSADFSYYNRESTDLLVQIELPAELTVGSPFYWVNLGSVVNKGVELSLSWSDEISSDFKYTIGGNITTNSNEVTSIGDDLEFSIVQENSRTVVGQPVGSFYGLVMEGIFQTEEEIANSPQAGMAKPGDIRYKDVDGDGVFDQTADRTFIGNPNPDVYYGMSLGLSYKNFDFSIEAQGVGGNSIYRERSRSNFAVLNYEEERLGRWTGPGTSNTEPIMDNSRTNNYLHSTYFLDPGDYFRIRNVSLAYNFSSTLINRIGINTAKIYVNAQNPVTWHKARNYSPEIGGGSALRAGVDNGVYPMPSTYTLGINLNF